The following proteins are encoded in a genomic region of Rhizobium sp. CCGE531:
- a CDS encoding D-alanine--D-alanine ligase, with the protein MGGKHVAVLLGGFSSERPVSLSSGKACADALEAEGFQVSRIDVGHDVASRLAELKPDVVFNALHGPFGEDGTIQGILEYLQIPYTHSGVLASALAMDKSRAKTVAAAAGIPVAGSIVMNRFGIVGEHPMKPPYVVKPVREGSSFGVVIVKEDQAHPPQIVTSSEWRYGDEVLVERYVYGRELTCGVMGGKVLGVTEIVPLGHSFYDYDAKYAKGGSKHVLPAEISPNLYQKIQILSLRAHEAIGCRGVSRSDFRFDDRFSEEGELVWLEINTQPGMTPTSLVPEMAAHAGYSFGEFLRWMVEDASCLR; encoded by the coding sequence AGGCATGTGCCGATGCCCTTGAAGCCGAAGGCTTTCAGGTTTCTCGTATCGATGTGGGGCATGATGTCGCCAGCCGTCTGGCCGAGCTGAAGCCCGACGTCGTCTTCAATGCGCTGCATGGACCCTTCGGTGAAGACGGGACAATTCAAGGCATTTTGGAATATCTGCAGATTCCCTATACGCATTCCGGCGTGCTTGCCTCGGCGCTTGCGATGGACAAGTCGCGCGCCAAGACGGTTGCCGCCGCGGCTGGCATTCCGGTCGCCGGTTCGATCGTTATGAACCGCTTCGGCATCGTCGGCGAACATCCGATGAAGCCGCCTTACGTCGTCAAGCCGGTGCGCGAGGGCTCAAGCTTCGGCGTCGTGATCGTCAAGGAGGATCAGGCGCATCCGCCGCAGATCGTTACGTCTTCCGAATGGCGCTATGGCGACGAGGTGCTGGTCGAGCGCTATGTCTATGGGCGGGAGCTGACCTGTGGGGTCATGGGTGGCAAGGTCCTCGGCGTTACCGAGATCGTGCCGCTCGGTCACAGCTTCTATGACTATGACGCCAAGTACGCCAAGGGTGGGTCAAAACATGTCTTGCCGGCGGAAATTTCACCGAATCTTTACCAAAAGATACAAATATTATCGTTAAGGGCGCATGAAGCTATCGGCTGCCGCGGTGTTAGTCGATCCGACTTCCGTTTTGACGATCGCTTTTCCGAAGAAGGTGAACTTGTCTGGTTGGAGATCAATACCCAGCCCGGCATGACTCCTACCTCGCTGGTGCCTGAAATGGCCGCTCATGCCGGCTACTCTTTTGGTGAATTTCTCCGGTGGATGGTGGAGGACGCGTCTTGTTTGCGCTGA
- a CDS encoding cell division protein FtsQ/DivIB → MRRSRHRVPLAIDDVEDAFVLPRPLRRAVRFLVSLGSGRVSIPAHTGTVSAFMLLAATGLYGMSLGGHTQAVAEATTSAAGFAIEDVKVSGNDETSEIEILQLLGLDGTTSLVALDADAARLKIASLPWVENVEVRKVYPRTVEVKLRERKAYAIWQHGSELSLIQKDGSVIAPLRDNKFAKLPLFVGRDAETAAASVEDEFAKWPDVRGHVKAFVRVAGRRWDLYLDNGVTIKLPEDNIDGALARLTKLDKNENLLERDIAAVDLRLDDRTAIELTTDATVRRQAAVDARNKALKKAGQDT, encoded by the coding sequence ATGAGGCGGTCCCGTCATCGCGTCCCGCTCGCCATCGACGATGTCGAGGACGCATTCGTCCTGCCGCGCCCGCTGCGCCGCGCAGTGCGCTTCCTGGTCAGTCTCGGCTCGGGTCGCGTCAGCATTCCCGCGCACACGGGCACGGTGTCCGCCTTCATGCTGCTGGCCGCAACCGGCCTTTACGGCATGTCGCTTGGTGGCCACACTCAGGCTGTCGCCGAGGCGACGACGTCTGCTGCCGGCTTCGCGATCGAGGACGTCAAGGTTTCCGGCAATGACGAGACCTCGGAAATCGAGATCCTGCAGTTGCTTGGCCTCGACGGCACGACCTCGCTCGTTGCCCTCGATGCCGATGCCGCTCGCCTGAAGATCGCGAGCCTGCCTTGGGTCGAAAATGTGGAAGTTCGCAAGGTCTATCCAAGGACGGTCGAAGTGAAGCTGAGGGAGCGCAAGGCTTACGCCATCTGGCAGCACGGCTCCGAGCTTTCGCTGATCCAGAAGGACGGCAGCGTGATCGCGCCGCTACGCGACAACAAGTTCGCCAAGCTGCCGCTCTTCGTCGGTCGCGATGCCGAAACCGCAGCCGCATCGGTCGAGGACGAGTTTGCCAAGTGGCCGGATGTCCGTGGTCATGTGAAGGCCTTCGTCCGCGTCGCCGGCCGTCGCTGGGATCTCTATCTCGATAACGGCGTGACCATCAAATTGCCGGAAGACAATATCGACGGCGCGCTTGCGCGACTGACCAAGCTCGACAAGAACGAAAATCTTCTCGAGCGCGATATAGCCGCCGTCGATCTCCGTCTCGATGATCGCACCGCAATAGAACTAACCACGGATGCCACAGTTCGCCGTCAGGCCGCCGTCGATGCGAGAAACAAGGCTTTGAAGAAAGCAGGGCAGGATACATGA
- the ftsA gene encoding cell division protein FtsA, translating into MSLFGSSHFGLPRLKPLSSKRSHIVSVLDIGSTKVVCMIGRLTPREESQVLPNRTHNIEIIGIGHQRSRGIKTGVIADLDALESVVRLSVDAAERMAGLTVDSLIVNVSAGRLGSDIYTATIDLGGQEVEANDLKKVLAAACQQSIRQERAVLHSLATGYSLDGERGIRDPLAMFGDALGVDMHVVTAERAALRNLELCINRAHLSVEGMVATPYASGLAALVDDEVELGCAAIDMGGGTTTISVFAEGKLVHTDAVSLGGHHVTTDLARGLSTRIEDAERLKVVHASALANSSEERELISIPPIGEDERDQPTQVPKALVSRIVKARIEETLELIRDRIQRSGFSPIVGKRVVLTGGASQLTGLPDVARRVLARNVRIGRPMGVSGLPTAAKGPAFSTAVGLMIYPQVADMETHAPSSGLLSSLGGNNSRIGRVGQWLKESF; encoded by the coding sequence ATGAGCTTATTCGGTTCGTCCCATTTCGGCCTGCCTCGGTTGAAGCCGCTCTCTTCGAAGCGGTCGCACATCGTCTCGGTCCTCGACATCGGCTCGACGAAGGTCGTCTGCATGATCGGCCGGCTGACGCCGCGCGAGGAGAGTCAGGTTCTCCCGAACCGCACGCACAATATCGAGATCATCGGCATCGGCCACCAGCGCTCGCGCGGCATCAAGACCGGCGTGATCGCCGACCTCGATGCGCTGGAAAGCGTCGTCCGGCTCTCCGTCGATGCGGCCGAGCGCATGGCCGGCCTCACCGTCGACAGCCTGATCGTCAATGTCTCAGCCGGCCGTCTCGGCAGCGACATCTACACCGCGACCATTGATCTAGGCGGTCAGGAAGTCGAGGCCAACGACCTCAAGAAGGTTCTGGCCGCCGCCTGCCAGCAGTCGATCCGCCAGGAACGCGCCGTGCTGCATTCGCTGGCGACCGGCTACTCGCTCGATGGCGAGCGCGGCATCCGCGATCCGCTGGCGATGTTCGGCGACGCGCTCGGTGTCGACATGCATGTGGTGACAGCGGAGCGTGCAGCGCTGCGCAACCTCGAGCTCTGCATCAACCGCGCCCATCTTTCGGTCGAGGGCATGGTGGCGACGCCTTATGCCAGCGGTCTTGCTGCTCTCGTGGACGACGAAGTCGAGCTCGGCTGCGCCGCGATCGACATGGGCGGCGGCACGACGACGATCTCGGTCTTTGCCGAAGGCAAGCTGGTGCATACCGATGCCGTCAGCCTTGGCGGCCATCACGTCACCACTGACCTTGCCCGTGGTCTTTCCACCCGCATCGAGGATGCGGAGCGGCTGAAGGTGGTCCATGCCTCGGCGCTCGCGAATTCTTCGGAAGAGCGTGAACTGATTTCCATCCCGCCGATCGGCGAAGATGAGCGTGACCAGCCGACGCAGGTGCCGAAGGCGCTTGTGTCGCGCATCGTCAAGGCTCGCATCGAGGAAACCCTCGAACTCATTCGCGATCGTATCCAGCGTTCGGGCTTCAGCCCGATCGTCGGCAAGCGCGTCGTTCTGACGGGAGGCGCCAGCCAGCTGACCGGCCTGCCCGACGTGGCCCGCCGCGTTCTTGCCCGCAATGTCCGCATCGGCCGCCCGATGGGCGTATCCGGCCTGCCGACGGCGGCCAAGGGGCCGGCTTTTTCGACGGCGGTCGGTCTGATGATCTATCCGCAGGTCGCGGACATGGAGACACATGCGCCGAGCAGCGGTCTGCTCTCGTCGCTTGGGGGTAACAACAGCCGGATCGGCCGTGTCGGCCAATGGCTGAAGGAGAGTTTTTGA